Proteins encoded within one genomic window of Methanobacteriales archaeon HGW-Methanobacteriales-1:
- a CDS encoding 3-dehydroquinate synthase II, translated as MKFAWIMPPGRTWDEKKGYITTALESGIDHVLEMVELDNIHKLGNITVISDQEEADIILVGKNGEGDSTLHLPNDLVESKDMAAASSFKRKGKTVAAYVEIASKKHEELARNLGRVVDYLILVGKDWTIIPLENIIADLQSEDVKLIAAASDYNEAKLALETLEHGTDGILIQPQDFSEIKKIAELIEKIESEKYDLQAATITRIEPVGSGDRVCVDTCSMMNVGEGMLIGSYSKGLFLVHSESLESEYVASRPFRVNAGPVQAYVMTPGNKTKYLSELETGDEVLVVDDTGKSKTTIVGRVKIEKRPLMLLEAEFEGIKVKTLLQNAETIRLVNENGAAVSVSDLEEGDKVMVYLDKGARHFGMSIEESIIEK; from the coding sequence ATGAAATTCGCTTGGATAATGCCTCCAGGAAGGACCTGGGATGAAAAAAAAGGTTACATAACCACAGCTTTAGAATCTGGCATAGATCATGTTCTAGAAATGGTGGAACTAGACAATATTCACAAACTAGGTAATATAACCGTTATTTCTGATCAGGAAGAAGCAGACATAATTTTAGTTGGAAAGAATGGAGAAGGAGATAGTACGTTACATCTTCCTAATGACCTAGTTGAATCCAAGGATATGGCTGCGGCTTCCAGCTTCAAAAGAAAAGGAAAAACTGTAGCGGCCTATGTGGAAATAGCCAGTAAAAAACACGAAGAATTGGCCCGAAATTTAGGTCGAGTGGTTGATTATCTAATTTTAGTGGGAAAAGACTGGACAATTATCCCCCTGGAAAATATCATTGCTGATCTCCAAAGTGAGGATGTTAAACTGATTGCTGCAGCTTCTGATTATAATGAAGCTAAACTAGCTTTAGAGACACTGGAACATGGTACGGATGGTATTTTGATTCAACCTCAAGATTTCTCTGAAATAAAGAAAATAGCAGAATTAATTGAAAAAATAGAATCTGAAAAGTACGATCTTCAAGCAGCCACTATAACTCGCATAGAACCTGTTGGTTCGGGTGATAGGGTATGTGTAGATACTTGCTCTATGATGAATGTGGGAGAAGGTATGTTAATCGGTTCTTATTCTAAGGGATTATTTTTAGTTCACAGCGAATCATTAGAAAGCGAATATGTTGCTTCTAGACCATTTAGAGTTAATGCCGGCCCAGTACAGGCCTATGTAATGACTCCGGGCAATAAAACCAAGTATTTATCTGAGTTGGAAACTGGGGACGAAGTTTTAGTTGTGGATGATACTGGAAAAAGCAAAACTACCATCGTAGGCAGAGTTAAAATTGAAAAAAGGCCACTAATGTTGCTGGAAGCTGAATTTGAAGGCATTAAAGTCAAAACCCTCTTGCAAAATGCCGAAACAATTCGTCTGGTAAATGAAAATGGGGCTGCTGTTTCGGTTTCTGATCTTGAAGAAGGGGACAAAGTCATGGTCTATTTAGATAAAGGGGCCAGACATTTTGGAATGTCCATAGAAGAAAGTATAATTGAAAAATAA
- a CDS encoding RNA 2',3'-cyclic phosphodiesterase, producing the protein MVISQDVRAFLAVDIDESLIDKIVEIQEIFKHINAPVKFVEPENLHFTLKFFGDVNEEKIEEVNDIIVKRVENFSPFEILIKGVGVFPSLRYIRVLWLGAENFDSFSKLQMDLDQEFVKIGFEKERNYVPHLTMGRLKGSGNKDALIKKIEELNNIAVGKTTIDRLILKKSELTPDGPIYTDLKVFNL; encoded by the coding sequence ATGGTCATTTCTCAAGATGTACGAGCTTTTTTAGCTGTTGATATAGATGAAAGTTTAATTGATAAGATTGTGGAAATTCAAGAGATTTTTAAACATATAAATGCTCCAGTTAAATTTGTAGAACCTGAAAATCTTCATTTCACCCTAAAGTTTTTTGGAGATGTAAATGAAGAAAAAATAGAAGAAGTTAATGATATAATTGTCAAAAGGGTAGAAAATTTTTCACCTTTTGAGATTTTGATTAAGGGAGTTGGTGTTTTTCCTAGTTTAAGATATATACGAGTTTTATGGTTAGGTGCAGAAAATTTTGATTCATTTTCAAAATTACAAATGGATCTAGATCAGGAATTTGTTAAAATAGGCTTTGAAAAGGAAAGAAACTATGTTCCCCATCTTACAATGGGGAGATTAAAAGGTTCTGGAAATAAAGATGCTTTAATTAAAAAAATCGAGGAACTAAATAATATTGCTGTGGGGAAAACTACAATAGATAGATTAATTCTTAAAAAAAGTGAACTAACTCCTGATGGGCCAATTTATACAGATTTAAAGGTATTTAATCTTTAA
- the cca gene encoding CCA tRNA nucleotidyltransferase produces MDFDALLNEIKPNKIEKQKVESLADSMIDFINNLAQEKGIHTEAILVGSVAKNTWLSGNADIDIFLHFPLETPLADLKEQGLYLGHECIRNMFGESDERYASHPYVTGYINGYSVDFVPCYLIENAEQLKSAVDRTILHTHYIKENLKENQIDDVLILKKFMEGIETYGSEFKVGGFAGYLCELLILEYGSFNNVLKSAASQWKKGLIIDLENYGTGGIFTDSLIVVDPTDKKRNVAAALTTQKMAEFMVAARNFLKCSINDSTHNTTNNLEYFHSVTYCSDLDSIKKEFADNGTKTFLIYFNPPGIPSDAIYPQLKKTEMSLSSKLELEGFKVFKSSYWTNESNIALIILEFGVWELPHYKIHEGPMVWDELHQERFLDKYSYGAWVENDRWKVQVPQKNNKADKMIEFFLKPENIHHLKIGKHLKDEILKNNVITDINEFLSSENVSKELLEFMDDFLNPGKNLWR; encoded by the coding sequence ATGGATTTTGATGCTCTTTTAAATGAAATAAAACCCAATAAAATTGAAAAACAAAAAGTAGAATCACTAGCTGACTCTATGATTGATTTTATTAATAATTTGGCCCAGGAAAAGGGGATTCATACTGAAGCAATTTTAGTTGGTTCAGTTGCTAAAAATACATGGCTTTCTGGCAATGCAGACATTGATATTTTCCTACATTTTCCTCTGGAAACTCCACTGGCTGATTTAAAAGAGCAAGGACTATATTTGGGTCATGAATGTATAAGAAACATGTTCGGTGAATCAGATGAGCGTTATGCTTCTCATCCTTATGTTACTGGATATATTAATGGATACAGTGTAGATTTTGTTCCATGTTACCTCATTGAGAATGCAGAACAACTAAAATCGGCTGTAGATCGCACTATTTTACATACTCATTACATTAAAGAGAATTTAAAAGAAAACCAGATTGATGATGTTTTAATCCTTAAAAAATTCATGGAAGGTATTGAAACATATGGTTCGGAATTCAAGGTAGGTGGGTTTGCAGGATATCTATGTGAACTCTTAATTTTGGAGTATGGGTCTTTTAATAATGTTTTAAAGTCAGCGGCCTCTCAATGGAAAAAAGGACTCATAATTGATCTTGAAAATTATGGTACTGGGGGTATTTTTACAGATTCTTTAATTGTTGTGGATCCTACAGATAAAAAACGAAATGTTGCAGCGGCATTAACTACTCAGAAAATGGCAGAATTCATGGTGGCCGCACGGAATTTTTTAAAATGTTCCATTAATGATTCTACTCATAATACTACTAATAATCTGGAATACTTCCATTCTGTGACTTACTGTAGTGATTTAGACTCAATAAAAAAAGAATTTGCAGATAATGGAACAAAAACATTCTTAATCTATTTCAATCCACCGGGAATACCTTCAGATGCCATATATCCTCAATTAAAAAAGACTGAAATGTCATTAAGCTCAAAACTTGAATTAGAAGGATTCAAAGTATTTAAAAGTTCTTACTGGACCAATGAATCTAATATCGCACTTATAATACTGGAATTTGGAGTATGGGAACTGCCACATTACAAAATTCATGAAGGGCCCATGGTATGGGATGAACTCCATCAAGAACGATTTTTAGATAAGTACTCCTATGGGGCTTGGGTTGAAAATGATCGGTGGAAGGTACAGGTTCCCCAAAAAAATAATAAAGCAGATAAAATGATAGAATTTTTCTTAAAGCCTGAAAATATTCATCATCTAAAGATAGGAAAACATCTTAAAGATGAAATTTTAAAAAACAATGTGATAACAGATATTAATGAATTTTTATCATCTGAAAATGTTTCTAAGGAACTTTTGGAGTTCATGGATGATTTTTTAAATCCTGGAAAGAATTTATGGAGATAA
- a CDS encoding DNA primase catalytic subunit PriS, with amino-acid sequence MFEPATKAERKQYYTEEWDIKKLPEFINENIHNREFGFDHLGRGPNDRHRVFKNSNELKKFLRIRFPFAAYCSVAFYNKPRRRGDWLKSELIFDVDAKDIPIRSCDCDGVCEICLDEARQIVSNILDTLKDDLGLTDIHVIYSGRGYHIRILDKNVMKLNSEVRSQILKYVVGAEVPKSKYSSIESKERNYYAQEVYKKDRAPGYDKMDHYLIPFGYPAVFTKRVKYAITNMNGTEKMEEVNPKLMKDVLKYREMVQKDEWGLFKNKIGPIRYRNLVEGISKLNMGLVDAKVSIDLKRILRMPTSLHSKVSMRCMEVKNIETFDPLKEAVPKFVSERKGY; translated from the coding sequence ATTTTTGAACCAGCAACCAAAGCCGAAAGAAAACAATATTATACTGAAGAATGGGATATCAAAAAATTGCCTGAATTTATAAATGAAAATATTCATAATAGAGAATTTGGATTTGATCATTTAGGTAGAGGACCTAATGATAGACATCGAGTTTTTAAAAATTCAAATGAACTCAAAAAATTTTTAAGGATTAGGTTTCCATTTGCAGCTTATTGCTCTGTCGCATTTTATAACAAACCTCGTAGAAGAGGAGATTGGCTAAAATCTGAGCTTATTTTTGACGTTGATGCTAAAGATATTCCCATTAGATCATGCGATTGTGATGGTGTATGCGAAATTTGTCTTGATGAAGCTCGACAAATAGTTTCAAATATTTTAGACACACTCAAAGATGATTTAGGACTTACTGATATACATGTCATTTATTCAGGTAGAGGTTATCACATTAGAATATTAGACAAAAATGTAATGAAGTTAAATAGTGAAGTAAGATCTCAAATATTGAAATATGTAGTAGGTGCAGAAGTTCCTAAGTCCAAATACTCTTCAATAGAAAGTAAAGAAAGAAATTATTATGCACAAGAAGTATATAAAAAAGACCGTGCTCCAGGCTATGATAAAATGGATCACTATTTAATTCCTTTTGGATATCCTGCAGTTTTTACAAAAAGAGTGAAATATGCAATAACAAATATGAATGGAACTGAGAAAATGGAAGAGGTTAACCCTAAATTAATGAAAGATGTTTTAAAGTATCGTGAAATGGTTCAAAAAGATGAATGGGGCCTATTCAAAAATAAAATTGGACCAATAAGATATAGAAATCTGGTTGAAGGAATATCAAAACTTAATATGGGTCTGGTTGATGCTAAAGTGAGTATAGATCTTAAAAGAATTTTGAGAATGCCCACTTCTCTCCATTCTAAGGTAAGTATGCGCTGCATGGAAGTAAAAAATATAGAAACCTTTGATCCCTTAAAAGAAGCGGTTCCCAAATTTGTTAGTGAGAGAAAAGGATACTGA
- a CDS encoding DNA primase, whose protein sequence is MVLLSFINPLSDEGKQIVRENGSLNSVNEDNGDLIYAVERSSGQLDDIDNIPTNLIDLSLKRLECYVKKTYSPKEFDLNQYKYLFDKKIAKFDVISFYILAQAIAIKFGPASRESKEFVESQGFLIERRLFNLSNRESEEIIQRTIDSLDEVKWTHLSDLFSSKKLNLQELVLNNGNIILSEDEFMEIFGNKIKNRDPATVFKAVIQKETTELIVKSVIKQNIDDYIKEVSKNSSIIDPHPSLINIADKISKILKVGTNIEIKASTLEQDAFPPCIKNTISGVGSGNRNDAIVLLLTSFLSYARLYPSIFKNKDFRKVSDLDADLKITINEILPLIYDAANRCNPPLFEDDPQEKLNITAKLGFGVYEIPEMKHEGESKWYTPMSCDKIKIHLSSLCKPDATCKKDNVNNPLSYYNRKQWELKKRANSNNSNNSNNSNNSNNPAKNNSR, encoded by the coding sequence ATGGTTCTTTTATCATTCATTAATCCACTTTCAGATGAGGGAAAACAAATAGTAAGGGAAAATGGTTCTCTAAACAGCGTTAATGAGGATAATGGCGATTTAATTTATGCCGTCGAGCGATCTTCAGGACAACTTGATGATATTGATAACATACCCACGAATTTAATTGATTTATCTTTAAAAAGATTAGAATGCTACGTGAAAAAAACATACAGCCCTAAGGAATTTGATTTAAATCAATATAAATACCTTTTTGATAAAAAAATCGCGAAATTTGATGTTATATCTTTCTATATTTTAGCTCAAGCAATTGCAATAAAATTCGGTCCAGCCTCGAGAGAATCTAAGGAATTTGTTGAATCTCAAGGATTTCTAATAGAAAGAAGATTATTTAATTTAAGTAATCGTGAAAGTGAAGAAATTATTCAAAGAACCATAGATTCTTTAGATGAAGTGAAATGGACTCACCTTTCAGATTTGTTTAGTTCTAAAAAATTAAACCTTCAGGAATTAGTATTAAATAATGGCAATATCATACTATCTGAAGATGAATTCATGGAAATATTCGGGAATAAAATAAAAAATCGAGATCCCGCAACGGTTTTTAAAGCAGTAATTCAAAAAGAAACTACAGAATTGATTGTTAAATCTGTAATTAAACAAAATATTGATGATTATATAAAAGAAGTCTCAAAAAACTCTTCAATAATAGATCCACACCCATCACTAATTAATATTGCAGATAAAATTTCTAAAATATTAAAAGTAGGCACTAATATTGAAATAAAAGCTTCAACCCTAGAACAAGATGCATTTCCCCCTTGTATTAAAAATACAATATCTGGTGTCGGATCTGGAAATAGAAATGATGCAATAGTACTTTTATTGACGTCTTTTTTATCTTATGCTAGATTATATCCTTCTATTTTTAAAAATAAAGATTTTAGAAAAGTTTCTGATTTGGATGCAGATCTAAAAATTACTATCAACGAAATTTTACCATTAATTTATGATGCTGCAAATAGATGTAATCCCCCTTTATTTGAAGATGATCCTCAGGAAAAACTTAATATAACTGCAAAATTAGGTTTTGGTGTTTATGAAATTCCTGAAATGAAGCATGAAGGAGAAAGTAAGTGGTATACTCCTATGAGTTGTGATAAAATAAAAATTCATTTATCATCACTTTGCAAGCCAGATGCAACATGTAAAAAGGATAATGTTAATAATCCACTATCTTATTACAATAGAAAACAATGGGAACTAAAAAAACGAGCCAATTCTAATAATTCTAATAATTCTAATAATTCTAATAATTCTAATAATCCCGCAAAAAATAATTCAAGGTGA
- a CDS encoding methionine--tRNA ligase has product MGKIFITSALPYANGPTHLGHLRSTYIPADIYARFNRMKGHDVLFVCATDEHGTPIAVKAEKEGKKPLEIATRYHEMIKEDLLSCNISLDNFSRTTDPVHYELSQNFFLNLYNKGFIYEKEIKQPYCGQCARFLPDRYVEGICPDCGSEGARGDHCESCGRHLEPTQLLEPQCLICSSKPEIRESKHYFFKLSHFQDDVQNWITNNNDLPPNVKNYALQWVKEGLKDWILTRDMEWGVPVPLEGAEGKIIYVWGEAFLGYLSSAKQWSKKTNKDWIEYWDENAVHFIGKDIIYHHSIFWPALLMARECTLPKNIIAGEYLSLEGQKMSTSKNWVIWTSDFLKDFDADILRYYLTINAPLNKDTDFSWDDFQRRINDELADVLGNFLHRTFSFTKRFFQNVIPETESFVEEDREFEELIKNAPGKIGDLISQFKFREGLVGIIKMAKAGNKYFNDQEPWKTVKSNPEKAANCIYLCNQMSKTLGILLRPYMPNKSSEILQILNIDEKIVNIEKWDDAGIFLDSGHEINKAKPLFAKIDNDFIEKQKEDLYKNLGADNKDVESSEKAKSNTNPDNSNKTMETDKMGQIINIDDFAKLDLRIGQVTSAEAVEGSKNLLKLKVDIKDKELQVVAGVAKKYSPEEILNQKVVILVNLEPAKLFGIKSEGMILATGDSSSLLTSQNAAVGERIK; this is encoded by the coding sequence ATGGGTAAAATATTTATAACCAGCGCACTTCCCTATGCTAATGGACCTACTCATTTAGGCCATTTAAGGTCGACTTATATTCCTGCAGATATTTATGCACGTTTTAATAGGATGAAGGGACATGATGTGCTTTTTGTTTGTGCTACTGATGAACATGGTACTCCCATCGCGGTAAAAGCTGAAAAAGAAGGTAAAAAACCTTTAGAAATAGCCACCAGATACCATGAAATGATCAAGGAAGATTTATTATCTTGTAATATTTCTTTAGATAATTTTTCAAGGACTACTGATCCAGTTCACTACGAACTTTCCCAAAACTTCTTTTTAAACCTTTATAATAAAGGTTTTATTTATGAAAAAGAAATTAAACAACCTTATTGTGGGCAATGTGCTAGATTTTTACCTGATCGATATGTAGAAGGAATTTGTCCGGATTGTGGGAGTGAAGGGGCCCGTGGAGACCACTGTGAATCATGTGGTCGGCATCTGGAGCCTACTCAACTTCTAGAACCTCAGTGCTTAATATGCAGCAGTAAACCTGAAATTAGGGAGTCAAAACATTACTTTTTTAAATTAAGTCATTTTCAAGATGATGTTCAGAATTGGATAACCAATAATAATGATTTACCTCCAAATGTAAAGAATTATGCTCTCCAATGGGTAAAAGAAGGATTGAAAGATTGGATTCTCACTCGAGACATGGAATGGGGAGTTCCAGTTCCTTTAGAAGGTGCTGAGGGTAAAATTATTTATGTATGGGGTGAAGCATTCTTAGGTTATCTCTCATCGGCAAAACAATGGTCTAAAAAGACAAATAAAGATTGGATTGAATACTGGGATGAAAATGCGGTTCATTTCATTGGAAAAGACATAATTTACCATCATTCCATATTCTGGCCAGCACTTTTAATGGCCCGTGAATGTACTTTACCAAAAAACATTATCGCTGGAGAATATTTATCACTGGAAGGCCAAAAAATGTCTACCAGTAAGAATTGGGTTATATGGACCTCTGATTTCTTGAAGGACTTTGATGCCGATATTTTGAGGTACTATTTAACTATAAATGCTCCCTTAAACAAGGACACTGACTTTTCATGGGATGATTTCCAGAGAAGAATAAATGACGAACTGGCCGATGTTTTAGGTAATTTCCTGCACCGTACATTCTCATTTACTAAAAGATTTTTCCAGAATGTTATTCCCGAAACAGAATCGTTCGTGGAAGAAGACCGGGAATTTGAAGAATTAATCAAAAATGCTCCAGGGAAAATTGGAGATTTAATATCTCAATTTAAGTTTAGAGAAGGTTTAGTCGGGATTATTAAAATGGCAAAGGCCGGAAATAAATACTTTAATGACCAGGAACCCTGGAAAACAGTAAAATCCAATCCTGAAAAGGCAGCGAATTGTATCTATCTTTGTAATCAAATGTCGAAAACATTAGGAATTCTTTTAAGGCCTTATATGCCTAATAAATCTTCAGAAATTCTGCAAATATTAAATATTGATGAAAAAATTGTTAATATTGAAAAATGGGATGATGCCGGGATATTTTTAGATTCTGGACATGAAATTAATAAAGCTAAACCTCTTTTTGCTAAGATAGATAATGATTTCATTGAAAAACAAAAAGAAGATCTTTATAAAAATTTAGGTGCTGATAATAAAGACGTCGAAAGTTCAGAAAAAGCTAAATCTAATACTAACCCTGATAATTCAAATAAAACAATGGAGACAGATAAAATGGGACAAATAATCAACATCGACGATTTTGCTAAATTAGACTTAAGAATTGGACAAGTAACCAGTGCAGAAGCAGTGGAAGGTTCAAAAAATTTATTAAAACTTAAAGTTGATATTAAAGATAAAGAATTACAAGTGGTTGCTGGGGTGGCCAAAAAATATTCACCTGAAGAAATTTTAAACCAGAAAGTAGTAATATTAGTCAATTTAGAACCAGCAAAACTCTTTGGAATTAAGTCTGAAGGAATGATACTGGCTACTGGTGACAGTTCCAGCCTTTTAACTTCTCAAAATGCAGCCGTTGGTGAAAGAATAAAATGA
- a CDS encoding DUF530 domain-containing protein, whose translation MNETVLIGKSEKFLDRIAWEKIDLSEISTLEKFLKTYQYLKENLDELQDLKENMESRGYKAPYRSLARYGSSAPGEVVVEELYEVNRHNQYFRMKAAAKKNVLDRAKSSISSHKIALGHLEDYASLKCISCGKSFRVHEFSDLNQEDNIIKCTCNSPDFELEVNEHHSSRIGIISELPLSGNYMVLMSQLTPLGRDSFKMIMKLLKQERKGVVKTVSLVIKVMESGRWIRKRVTQDADDNLNYESELRKKYGPNVRIEFLQFQRKKPTIINDKHTRTALALAYARFLEKFLKKFADEILNEHLNNLEMVELYDDLFSKAESFNPVLWEADDTVSEARKREFNRLLIDHGMMNENEEINSNLKKDLKLRTEIQKNIFTLIPITLISWDILKYYLITSYDRRTTYAGPFPYLRYNLDRNQIKVFQDFDLDVIEILKNFMKEKIDYIPSMQKTILKKFEIEQKMKGLNMKTNPSAFGAAIVNLESELDIKTCAELFSVNIKDIEMEKENINTMGKPKTKKAKKFMEMIKK comes from the coding sequence ATGAACGAAACCGTGCTTATTGGTAAGTCCGAGAAATTTTTAGACCGCATTGCGTGGGAAAAAATTGATCTGAGTGAAATTTCAACTTTAGAGAAATTTCTAAAAACTTACCAGTACCTGAAAGAAAACCTGGATGAATTACAGGATTTAAAGGAAAACATGGAATCTCGAGGTTATAAGGCCCCTTATAGGTCCTTGGCTCGTTATGGATCCAGTGCTCCAGGTGAAGTTGTGGTAGAAGAACTTTATGAAGTTAATCGCCACAATCAATATTTCAGGATGAAGGCCGCTGCAAAAAAGAATGTTTTAGACCGGGCAAAATCATCTATATCTTCTCATAAAATTGCTTTAGGACATTTAGAAGATTATGCATCTTTAAAATGTATATCTTGTGGGAAAAGTTTCCGAGTTCATGAATTTAGTGATTTAAATCAAGAGGATAATATTATTAAATGTACCTGTAACTCACCAGATTTTGAATTGGAAGTTAATGAACACCATAGTTCCAGAATAGGTATAATTTCGGAGCTTCCCCTTTCTGGAAATTACATGGTTTTAATGTCACAGTTAACTCCTTTGGGAAGAGACTCATTTAAAATGATAATGAAACTTTTAAAACAGGAAAGAAAAGGTGTTGTAAAAACTGTTTCTCTTGTTATAAAGGTTATGGAGTCTGGAAGATGGATTAGAAAGCGTGTTACTCAAGACGCTGATGATAATTTGAATTATGAATCAGAGCTGCGAAAAAAATACGGTCCAAATGTTCGTATTGAGTTTTTACAGTTTCAGCGCAAGAAGCCTACAATTATTAATGATAAACATACTCGTACCGCATTAGCTTTGGCATATGCTCGTTTTTTAGAAAAATTTTTAAAAAAATTCGCTGATGAAATTTTAAATGAGCACCTAAATAATCTAGAAATGGTCGAACTTTATGATGATCTTTTTTCAAAGGCAGAATCGTTTAATCCGGTTCTTTGGGAGGCAGATGATACTGTTTCTGAAGCCCGTAAAAGGGAATTTAATAGGCTTCTTATAGATCATGGAATGATGAATGAAAATGAGGAAATTAATTCTAATTTAAAAAAAGACCTCAAGTTAAGGACAGAAATTCAGAAAAATATTTTTACATTAATCCCCATTACTTTAATTTCATGGGATATACTAAAATATTACTTAATAACTTCTTACGATCGCAGAACAACTTACGCTGGCCCTTTCCCTTATTTAAGATATAATCTTGATCGTAATCAAATCAAGGTTTTTCAAGATTTTGATTTAGATGTTATTGAAATATTAAAAAATTTCATGAAAGAGAAAATTGATTATATTCCCTCAATGCAGAAAACAATACTGAAGAAATTTGAAATAGAACAAAAAATGAAAGGTTTGAATATGAAAACCAATCCTTCAGCTTTTGGTGCAGCTATTGTTAATTTAGAATCCGAATTAGATATTAAAACATGTGCTGAATTATTTTCGGTTAATATAAAAGATATTGAAATGGAAAAAGAAAATATAAACACGATGGGTAAACCCAAAACTAAAAAAGCCAAAAAGTTCATGGAAATGATTAAAAAATGA
- a CDS encoding resolvase — protein MSLEKVHINQPLTSRKIMEVLEKYPDLKKITCPISLYKRTSPKYLDALKELGIEVEPLYSRGRPNKYDEKKVFEIKSLLKDGKTPKEISKQMKIPLKSVYYLNKDSHLKKGRKSKYAKGIHIKVREMAKNGVPRKQISERLHIPLRTVYYILKK, from the coding sequence ATGTCATTGGAGAAAGTTCATATAAATCAACCATTAACTTCAAGAAAGATAATGGAAGTACTGGAAAAGTATCCTGACTTAAAAAAAATAACTTGCCCGATTAGTTTATACAAAAGAACATCTCCTAAATATTTAGATGCTCTTAAAGAGCTGGGTATTGAAGTAGAACCCTTATATTCTAGGGGTAGGCCAAATAAATATGATGAAAAAAAGGTTTTTGAAATTAAAAGTCTCCTAAAAGATGGTAAGACTCCTAAAGAAATTTCTAAGCAGATGAAAATTCCTTTGAAATCTGTTTATTACTTAAATAAAGATTCACATCTAAAAAAGGGTCGAAAATCTAAGTATGCTAAAGGGATACATATTAAAGTCCGAGAAATGGCTAAAAATGGAGTTCCACGTAAACAAATTTCAGAAAGACTCCATATACCCCTTAGAACAGTTTATTATATTTTAAAAAAATAA
- a CDS encoding multidrug transporter — protein MVFHVSIGYSLILIISGLCGLLAFASTYLVMPRLISKLENANVVGKDIHKISKPIVAEMGGIGILFGFTIGMFFGIYAYPDLHYELIITLLVILLVGIVGMVDDLVMLSSREKLLLLFLAGLPLIWVAPPEVGLLYLIMMPISVSIASNLTNMLAGLNGVESGLGVIAMTSLTASCIIMGKYDVSIITIAMLGALLAFLLYNKHPSRVFPGDVGTLIIGASIASVAFIGRVKIIALIVLLPNIIDGILKFYSAGVVERQKHAPTKVGKDGKLLAPPQGFKSLIRWILRRPMEEKTVVIIVWSIGILFGAIGILLAFILPLDPV, from the coding sequence ATGGTATTCCATGTTTCAATTGGATATTCATTAATATTAATTATATCTGGGCTGTGCGGATTATTAGCATTTGCTTCTACTTATTTAGTAATGCCTAGGCTTATTAGTAAATTAGAGAATGCTAATGTTGTAGGTAAAGATATACACAAGATTTCAAAACCTATTGTCGCTGAAATGGGCGGAATCGGAATACTTTTTGGATTTACAATTGGAATGTTTTTTGGTATTTATGCATATCCTGATCTTCATTATGAATTAATCATTACTCTGCTAGTTATTCTTCTGGTGGGAATAGTGGGTATGGTGGATGATTTGGTAATGTTATCTTCCCGAGAAAAACTTCTTTTGCTTTTTTTAGCAGGATTACCTTTGATTTGGGTGGCACCTCCCGAGGTAGGACTTCTATATCTTATTATGATGCCCATTTCTGTTTCCATAGCATCTAATTTAACTAATATGTTGGCTGGATTAAATGGAGTTGAATCTGGATTAGGTGTCATTGCCATGACTTCACTCACGGCTTCCTGTATTATAATGGGAAAATACGATGTCTCCATAATAACTATAGCTATGTTAGGTGCGCTATTAGCATTTTTATTATATAACAAACATCCATCACGTGTTTTTCCAGGTGATGTGGGAACTTTAATCATCGGTGCGTCCATTGCTTCGGTAGCTTTTATTGGTAGGGTTAAAATAATTGCACTTATAGTTTTATTACCTAATATTATAGATGGTATTTTAAAATTCTACAGTGCTGGGGTGGTCGAAAGACAGAAACATGCACCTACTAAAGTAGGAAAAGATGGAAAGCTATTGGCACCTCCACAAGGATTCAAATCTTTAATTCGCTGGATATTAAGAAGACCAATGGAAGAAAAAACTGTTGTTATAATTGTATGGTCAATAGGAATATTATTTGGAGCTATAGGAATATTACTGGCATTCATACTTCCTTTAGATCCAGTGTAA